The Drosophila innubila isolate TH190305 chromosome 3R unlocalized genomic scaffold, UK_Dinn_1.0 2_E_3R, whole genome shotgun sequence genome has a segment encoding these proteins:
- the LOC117792093 gene encoding uncharacterized protein LOC117792093 produces MLLKRDALISALVLTLYYVGVAVAHHDKREFVTMGVRNGRRGSNRSSPQRFGGMVIDGIGFHYTLRFQPGFHPLKIAQQEEPQMTMAPPPEMATEPPTIAPPDEPEPTIPMRPTTEPLPDPPDPPPSTDMMPTPDMMPSAMPTPRPTMRPSVPPTPSSTRTAIMQPQTFPGKLANKLKQLIFGSPVEANLILKQPGAPKAKGKGFLSLFEVIKFPNTKCSVSIGDIRTMEGTCYHEFECKSLGGIPTESCADGVGACCIFVNGCGDVTSQQTVYFESPNYPQPVREMMICVLIVNVRKGVQQLRLDFQMFELSRPTNGDCLDDQFIISGHNPNFRIPMLCGINTGQHIYVHVGDSNESKVYLSVFVKVSTGARSFNIKISQIEDDLAPDNCLQYFSDGEGIIKSFNYDVDGSIVYNREATYFNNLNYAICLARSKNVCSVSYNTEQLGGDQPDFQIINKDEAENDLVADGQAGAGIFNCPDDFIAVNSVRLCGERLNDGIENEDFTMHATVRDIAAGPIVLPFRTDAEYVGRGFRLVYRQELCV; encoded by the exons ATGTTGTTAAAACGCGATGCGTTGATAAGCGCTCTCGTTTTGACGCTCTAttatgtgggcgtggctgttgCCCACCACGATAAACGTGAGTTTGTGACAATGGGCGTAAGGAATGGCAGGCGTGGCAGTAATAGATCATCTCCACAACGATTTGGTGGCATGGTCATCGATGGCATTGGCTTCCACTACACGTTACGCTTTCAGCCGGGATTTCATCCACTGAAGATTGCTCAGCAGGAGGAGCCACAAATGACAATGGCACCACCTCCTGAAATGGCAACAGAACCTCCGACAATCGCGCCACCTGATGAACCGGAGCCAACGATCCCAATGCGTCCGACAACGGAGCCACTGCCAGATCCACCTGATCCACCGCCCTCCACGGACATGATGCCCACACCTGACATGATGCCGAGTGCAATGCCAACGCCAAGACCTACGATGAGACCATCAGTGCCACCCACTCCCTCCAGCACTCGCACCGCCATCATGCAGCCACAAACATTTCCCGGCAAACTGGCCAACAAGTTGAAGCAGCTCATCTTTGGCTCACCGGTCGAGGCGAATCTAATACTGAAGCAACCAGGTGCACCCAAAGCCAAGGGCAAAGGTTTTCTCAGTCTCTTCGAAGTGATCAAGTTTCCGAACACCAAGTGTAGTGTCTCAATTGGTGACATACGCACCATGGAGGGCACATGCTATCACGAATTCGAGTGCAAAAGCTTAGGTGGCATTCCCACCGAAAGCTGTGCCGACGGTGTTGGCGCCTGTTGTATCT TTGTTAACGGTTGCGGTGATGTTACCAGCCAACAGACCGTGTACTTCGAGAGTCCCAACTATCCGCAACCGGTGCGCGAAATGATGATCTGTGTACTGATCGTTAATGTGAGAAAAGGTGTGCAGCAGCTGCGTCTcgattttcaaatgtttgag CTTAGTCGTCCAACAAATGGCGACTGCTTAGATGATCAGTTCATTATATCTGGACATAATCCGAACTTCCGTATACCCATGTTATGTGGCATCAATACGGGTCAACACA TTTATGTACACGTCGGTGACTCTAATGAGAGCAAGGTATATCTATCGGTATTTGTCAAGGTCTCAACCGGAGCACGATCTTTCAATATCAAGATCAGTCAAATTGAGGACGATCTTGCACCAGATAATTGCCTGCAATATTTCAGCGATGGTGAGGGTATTATCAAGTCCTTCAACTATGATGTGGATGGCAGCATTGTGTATAATCGCGAGGCCACCTATTTT AACAATCTAAATTATGCCATTTGCTTGGCACGATCCAAGAATGTATGTAGTGTGAGTTACAATACAGAGCAACTGGGTGGCGATCAACCCGACTTTCAGATCATCAACAAGGATGAGG CTGAGAATGATCTAGTGGCTGATGGTCAGGCTGGCGCTGGCATCTTCAATTGCCCAGATGATTTCATAGCTGTCAATTCGGTGCGGCTGTGCGGGGAGAGGTTGAACGATGGCATCGAGAATGAAGACTTCACCATGCATGCCACAGTGAGGGATATTGCCGCTGGACCCATTGTGTTGCCCTTTCGCACCGATGCTGAATATGTGGGTCGTGGTTTTCGTCTCGTCTACAGGCAGGAATTGTGTGTCTAA